In the Arachis hypogaea cultivar Tifrunner chromosome 20, arahy.Tifrunner.gnm2.J5K5, whole genome shotgun sequence genome, TCTCAAAATAATTAGGAATGTACTTCATTGAGTTAGTCCGCACCACAGAAACATTTTGGTATTGACCTGGATTTGCTACCCTTAGAGATAGAATCCGTTCCTTGACATACTCAGTCACTTTATCTCTAAGCTCCATTCCAATCATCAGTGTTTCTGGGAAAAGTGTTGAAAGACTAATGAGCAGCCCTCCAAAACCACAGCCAATATCAGCAAACTGGATCTTTCTAGAACCATCGGCTTGATCAGACGATGGAAAGATCTGAGGGTAATGGAGGGAATAGTCAAACTGACTGGGGGATATTGGCACAGGGAAGTGAGAGTCACTCAGTGGATTGCTGTGTGCTCGTGCTCGGTAGAAGCGCTTTCGTGGCAAACCAGTTGACTTGCTGATAGTTGCTTTTACCTCAGTCTCTGGCATGTCTATTTATTCAAACTGCAGGATGGTAAAAGcacaaattttattaattatattggtAACTGATAAAGCAACACATTTTTTTGCCACAGAACCTAAGTACAAATACAGGGTAAAATACTTATATTCAAATTTTAGGTTTTGATAACTTTTTATGTCATTTTGTTTCAATCAGGCATCTAGATTGCAGGCAAACAAAATGATGCTTATACTAACAACTAACAACATAGTCAAAAGA is a window encoding:
- the LOC112784535 gene encoding tRNA (guanine-N(7)-)-methyltransferase → MPETEVKATISKSTGLPRKRFYRARAHSNPLSDSHFPVPISPSQFDYSLHYPQIFPSSDQADGSRKIQFADIGCGFGGLLISLSTLFPETLMIGMELRDKVTEYVKERILSLRVANPGQYQNVSVVRTNSMKYIPNYFEKAQLTKMFFLFPDPHFKEKNHRRRVISPFLLDEYAYVLKAGGIIYTITDVEELGDWMKSCLENHPMFEALTEKELEADPVVKLLSSATEEGQKVARNGGQTFQAVFRRIVPSDKTS